The following coding sequences are from one Nilaparvata lugens isolate BPH chromosome 6, ASM1435652v1, whole genome shotgun sequence window:
- the LOC111054308 gene encoding glycine-rich cell wall structural protein isoform X1 codes for MAPKAVVICLVIATFSRISEATFGKEHVHIKVHVPTVVKEVHHEKKVHHHIEEHHHDDHGSSDFGGGFGGGYGGGGGGGYGGGGHGGGFGGGHGGGSQIIKIISSGGGFGGGGHGGGHGGGGGGGYGGGGFGGGGFDDHHGGDDHHGGSGGGFGGSGFGGGGGYGGGSDSYSYSGGDSFGHGGGGGGYGGGGDGGFGGGHHGGGDSYSGVSSYGGSGGGGYSAGGGHGGYSSGGGHGGYSSGGGHGGYSSGGGGYSSGGGGYSSGGGYSYGGGDSYSGGGHGGHGSSGGGYDGGNHIESFGGGGGFGGGGHGGGYGGGHGGGHGGGGGFGGGHGGGFGGSGFGGGSSYSGGSSFGGGGHDHHDHHGGGGYDK; via the exons GTCATTTGTCTGGTGATAGCCACTTTTTCAAGGATATCAGAAGCAACATTCGGGAAAGAACA TGTACACATCAAAGTACACGTACCAACCGTTGTTAAGGAGGTACACCACGAGAAGAAAGTACATCATCACATAGAGGAGCACCACCATGACGATCACGGCTCCAGTGACTTCGGGGGCGGCTTCGGAGGCGGATATGGAGGCGGCGGCGGTGGTGGATATGGAGGTGGCGGTCATGGAGGTGGCTTTGGAGGCGGTCACGGAGGTGGTTCTCAGATCATAAAGATCATCTCATCGGGAGGAGGATTTGGAGGCGGTGGACACGGAGGTGGTCATGGAGGTGGAGGCGGAGGCGGCTATGGAGGTGGTGGATTCGGCGGAGGTGGCTTCGACGACCATCATGGAGGTGATGATCATCACGGAGGCAGCGGAGGTGGATTTGGGGGCAGTGGATTTGGCGGAGGCGGTGGATACGGAGGCG GCTCTGATAGCTACAGCTACAGTGGTGGAGACAGCTTCGGACACGGTGGTGGAGGTGGAGGCTATGGGGGCGGTGGAGATGGAGGATTTGGCGGAGGCCACCACGGGGGTGGTGACAGCTACAGCGGGGTGAGCAGCTATGGTGGTAGCGGGGGTGGTGGATACAGCGCTGGGGGCGGACATGGTGGTTACAGCTCTGGAGGCGGACATGGTGGTTACAGCTCTGGAGGCGGACATGGTGGTTACAGCTCTGGAGGCGGTGGTTACAGCTCTGGAGGCGGTGGATATAGTTCAGGAGGTGGATACAGTTACGGAGGCGGCGACAGCTACAGTGGAGGCGGTCACGGAGGTCATGGAAGCAGTGGAGGCGGTTACGACGGAGGTAACCACATTGAGAGCTTTGGAGGTGGCGGCGGATTTGGAGGCGGTGGACACGGAGGTGGCTATGGAGGTGGTCACGGAGGTGGTCACGGAGGCGGTGGTGGCTTTGGAGGCGGACATGGAGGTGGATTCGGAGGCAGCGGATTTGGTGGAGGCAGTAGCTACAGTGGAGGCAGTTCATTTGGGGGCGGTGGTCATGATCATCACGACCATCATGGAGGCGGAGGCTATGACAAGTAG
- the LOC111054308 gene encoding glycine-rich cell wall structural protein isoform X2 produces the protein MAPKAVVICLVIATFSRISEATFGKEHVHIKVHVPTVVKEVHHEKKVHHHIEEHHHDDHGSSDFGGGFGGGYGGGGGGGYGGGGHGGGFGGGHGGGSQIIKIISSGGGFGGGGHGGGHGGGGGGGYGGGGFGGGGFDDHHGGDDHHGGSGGGFGGSGFGGGGGYGGGSDSYSYSGGDSFGHGGGGGGYGGGGDGGFGGGHHGGGDSYSGVSSYGGSGGGGYSAGGGHGGYSSGGGHGGYSSGGGGYSSGGGYSYGGGDSYSGGGHGGHGSSGGGYDGGNHIESFGGGGGFGGGGHGGGYGGGHGGGHGGGGGFGGGHGGGFGGSGFGGGSSYSGGSSFGGGGHDHHDHHGGGGYDK, from the exons GTCATTTGTCTGGTGATAGCCACTTTTTCAAGGATATCAGAAGCAACATTCGGGAAAGAACA TGTACACATCAAAGTACACGTACCAACCGTTGTTAAGGAGGTACACCACGAGAAGAAAGTACATCATCACATAGAGGAGCACCACCATGACGATCACGGCTCCAGTGACTTCGGGGGCGGCTTCGGAGGCGGATATGGAGGCGGCGGCGGTGGTGGATATGGAGGTGGCGGTCATGGAGGTGGCTTTGGAGGCGGTCACGGAGGTGGTTCTCAGATCATAAAGATCATCTCATCGGGAGGAGGATTTGGAGGCGGTGGACACGGAGGTGGTCATGGAGGTGGAGGCGGAGGCGGCTATGGAGGTGGTGGATTCGGCGGAGGTGGCTTCGACGACCATCATGGAGGTGATGATCATCACGGAGGCAGCGGAGGTGGATTTGGGGGCAGTGGATTTGGCGGAGGCGGTGGATACGGAGGCG GCTCTGATAGCTACAGCTACAGTGGTGGAGACAGCTTCGGACACGGTGGTGGAGGTGGAGGCTATGGGGGCGGTGGAGATGGAGGATTTGGCGGAGGCCACCACGGGGGTGGTGACAGCTACAGCGGGGTGAGCAGCTATGGTGGTAGCGGGGGTGGTGGATACAGCGCTGGGGGCGGACATGGTGGTTACAGCTCTGGAGGCGGACATGGTGGTTACAGCTCTGGAG GCGGTGGATATAGTTCAGGAGGTGGATACAGTTACGGAGGCGGCGACAGCTACAGTGGAGGCGGTCACGGAGGTCATGGAAGCAGTGGAGGCGGTTACGACGGAGGTAACCACATTGAGAGCTTTGGAGGTGGCGGCGGATTTGGAGGCGGTGGACACGGAGGTGGCTATGGAGGTGGTCACGGAGGTGGTCACGGAGGCGGTGGTGGCTTTGGAGGCGGACATGGAGGTGGATTCGGAGGCAGCGGATTTGGTGGAGGCAGTAGCTACAGTGGAGGCAGTTCATTTGGGGGCGGTGGTCATGATCATCACGACCATCATGGAGGCGGAGGCTATGACAAGTAG
- the LOC120351840 gene encoding uncharacterized histidine-rich protein DDB_G0274557-like isoform X1 yields MTYKKRYIVKHYKYKSALLFLAVFAIVKAEPEANPSGRAVARYVHYHEEPVSRYVYTRHYHEPAHDHVHVVKYQAVPHVHEAYVSHHHDHIVDYHHHH; encoded by the exons atgacaTACAAGAAAAGATACATAGTgaaacattataaatataag TCTGCTCTCCTATTTTTGGCTGTTTTCGCCATCGTAAAAGCTGAACCGGAGGCCAATCCCAGTGGAAGAGC aGTGGCGAGGTACGTGCATTACCACGAGGAGCCAGTGTCCCGGTATGTCTACACCAGGCATTACCACGAGCCAGCGCATGACCATGTACATGTCGTCAAGTACCAGGCTGTGCCTCATGTCCATGAGGCATATGTCAGCCACCATCACGACCACATTGTCGACTACCATCATCATCACTGA
- the LOC120351840 gene encoding uncharacterized histidine-rich protein DDB_G0274557-like isoform X2 has product MAVIKTLVSALLFLAVFAIVKAEPEANPSGRAVARYVHYHEEPVSRYVYTRHYHEPAHDHVHVVKYQAVPHVHEAYVSHHHDHIVDYHHHH; this is encoded by the exons ATGGCCGTCATCAAGACCCTCGTT TCTGCTCTCCTATTTTTGGCTGTTTTCGCCATCGTAAAAGCTGAACCGGAGGCCAATCCCAGTGGAAGAGC aGTGGCGAGGTACGTGCATTACCACGAGGAGCCAGTGTCCCGGTATGTCTACACCAGGCATTACCACGAGCCAGCGCATGACCATGTACATGTCGTCAAGTACCAGGCTGTGCCTCATGTCCATGAGGCATATGTCAGCCACCATCACGACCACATTGTCGACTACCATCATCATCACTGA
- the LOC111054308 gene encoding glycine-rich cell wall structural protein 1.0 isoform X3, giving the protein MAPKAVVICLVIATFSRISEATFGKEHVHIKVHVPTVVKEVHHEKKVHHHIEEHHHDDHGSSDFGGGFGGGYGGGGGGGYGGGGHGGGFGGGHGGGSQIIKIISSGGGFGGGGHGGGHGGGGGGGYGGGGFGGGGFDDHHGGDDHHGGSGGGFGGSGFGGGGGYGGGSDSYSYSGGDSFGHGGGGGGYGGGGDGGFGGGHHGGGDSYSGVSSYGGSGGGGYSAGGGHGGYSSGGGGYSSGGGYSYGGGDSYSGGGHGGHGSSGGGYDGGNHIESFGGGGGFGGGGHGGGYGGGHGGGHGGGGGFGGGHGGGFGGSGFGGGSSYSGGSSFGGGGHDHHDHHGGGGYDK; this is encoded by the exons GTCATTTGTCTGGTGATAGCCACTTTTTCAAGGATATCAGAAGCAACATTCGGGAAAGAACA TGTACACATCAAAGTACACGTACCAACCGTTGTTAAGGAGGTACACCACGAGAAGAAAGTACATCATCACATAGAGGAGCACCACCATGACGATCACGGCTCCAGTGACTTCGGGGGCGGCTTCGGAGGCGGATATGGAGGCGGCGGCGGTGGTGGATATGGAGGTGGCGGTCATGGAGGTGGCTTTGGAGGCGGTCACGGAGGTGGTTCTCAGATCATAAAGATCATCTCATCGGGAGGAGGATTTGGAGGCGGTGGACACGGAGGTGGTCATGGAGGTGGAGGCGGAGGCGGCTATGGAGGTGGTGGATTCGGCGGAGGTGGCTTCGACGACCATCATGGAGGTGATGATCATCACGGAGGCAGCGGAGGTGGATTTGGGGGCAGTGGATTTGGCGGAGGCGGTGGATACGGAGGCG GCTCTGATAGCTACAGCTACAGTGGTGGAGACAGCTTCGGACACGGTGGTGGAGGTGGAGGCTATGGGGGCGGTGGAGATGGAGGATTTGGCGGAGGCCACCACGGGGGTGGTGACAGCTACAGCGGGGTGAGCAGCTATGGTGGTAGCGGGGGTGGTGGATACAGCGCTGGGGGCGGACATGGTGGTTACAGCTCTGGAG GCGGTGGATATAGTTCAGGAGGTGGATACAGTTACGGAGGCGGCGACAGCTACAGTGGAGGCGGTCACGGAGGTCATGGAAGCAGTGGAGGCGGTTACGACGGAGGTAACCACATTGAGAGCTTTGGAGGTGGCGGCGGATTTGGAGGCGGTGGACACGGAGGTGGCTATGGAGGTGGTCACGGAGGTGGTCACGGAGGCGGTGGTGGCTTTGGAGGCGGACATGGAGGTGGATTCGGAGGCAGCGGATTTGGTGGAGGCAGTAGCTACAGTGGAGGCAGTTCATTTGGGGGCGGTGGTCATGATCATCACGACCATCATGGAGGCGGAGGCTATGACAAGTAG